The genomic interval CAGTGGACGCGGGGCGCTCGGAGGCCGGGCGCAGGGCGGCGGCCTCGCACACGGCTGCCGCCGCCACGCCGACAATGACCCGGCAGGCACTGTTCCACCAGGCCGGTGTCATCGCCACCCGGAGCATCGGGGAACTCTTGGACACGATGGCACTCCTGCACGCACAGCCGCTGCCCGCCGGCGATCGCGTGGTGGTGGTCACCAACGCCGGCGGGGTGGGCGTGCTGGCCGCCGACGCGTGCAGCGAAGCCGGGCTGAGCGTCCGCCCGCTGGAGCCCGCCCTGGCGGCGGAGGTCGCGGCCGCCCTGCCGGCCGGCGCGGCGGTCGGCAATCCGGTCGACGCGACCGCCGCCGTCCCGGAGGACCGGTTGCGTGCCTGCGTGGATCTGCTGGCCGCGCACCGGGATGTCGATGCCGTGCTGGGCGTCCTGGTCCCGACGGCCCTCGCCGCGGCCACCGGCGACGACCTGGTGCGGGCGTTCACCCATGCCCCCTCACGGGTACCGTGCACGACGGCTCTCGTCCTGGTGGACCGGTCCGCGCGCGTGGAACTACTTCCGGTCGAGCGCGGCGGAGCCGTACCCGCGTACGCCGACCCGCAGGACGCCGCCCGTGCCCTGTCGTACGCGGCGGCTTACGCCCGGCGGCGAAGCAGGCCGCAGAGCCTGCCACCGGAGCCGTCCGGCGTCGATACCGAAGGTGCCCGAGCGGATGTGGCGGAGTGGCTCGCCGAACGTCCCGAGGGCGGCTGGCTCGACCCGGTCCAATGCGCACGGCTCCTCACCCGCTACGGCATTCCGCAGGTCGTCTGGGAATGGGTGTGCGACGAGGAGACCGCCGCAGCAGCGGCCACGCGCCTCGCCGGCCCGGACGGCCGGGTCGTACTCAAAGCCCACTGGCCGGGGCTGGCGCACAAGACCGACGAAGGCGCCGTCCGCCTCGACCTCCAGGGCGAAGGGCAGGTACGAGCCGCCTACCGCGACTTCGTGGACCGCCTCGGCGACCGGCTGTCCGGCGTGGTGGTGCAGCCGCAGGCCCCGCACGTCCTGGAGTTGGTGGCGGGCGTAGTCCAGGACCCGGTCTTCGGTCCGCTCGTGCTCTTCGGCCAGGGCGGTACGGCCACCGACGTCCTGGCCGACCACGCCGCCCGCCTCGCCCCGCTCACCACCTACGATCTCGACGACCTCATCACCTCGCCGCGCTGCTCCGTTCTCCTGTCGGGCCGCCACGGCGGCATCCCCGTCGACCTCGGTGCCCTCGAACGTCTGCTGTTGTGCCTGTCCCGGATGGCCTGTGACCTGCCCCAGCTCGCCGAGGCCGACCTCAATCCGGTAGTGCCCTGCCCGCACGCGGGCGTCATGGCGCTGGACGCCCGCGTGCGGCTGGAACCCCACAAGGCGTACGACCCGTACCTGCGGCGCCTGCGCTGAGACCCGCGCCCGGATGGCCCGCCCCCTGCCGGCGCGCTCGGCGTGCGGGCCGTCCCGGATGTGGTCAGGCTGAGGGGAACACTGCCACCGAGCGAGCAGGAGACGCCATGCCCTCCGCGACGGCGCCGCCGGACGCCGACAACACGGCCTGCGTGCTGGACCTGGAAGGCATCGAGGCCCTCGTGCGGGAGCTGCGCGCCCGGGGCAGGACAGTGATCGGACCGACCGTGCGGGACGGCGCCATCGTGCTGGCCGAACTCGAGTCCGCCGACGAGCTGCCCTACGGCTGGGGAGTGGAGCTGGAGGCCGGCTACTACCGGATGAAGCGGCGGGCCGATGCCATGGCCTTCGCCCATAGCGCCGGCCCCCAGTCGTGGAAGAACTTCCTGCACCCCGAGCGGGCGCGGCAGTGGACCGCCGACCGGGCTCCCGACGGTGGGATGACGGTCCGTGCCGAACGCCCGGAGCCCACCTCGTTCGCCTTCCTGGGCGTACGGCCCTGCGATCTGAGGGCCATCCAGATCCAGGACCGCGTCATGATCGGTGGCCGGCACCGGGACGATGCCTACGAGGAACGCCGTACCGGAGCGTTCCTGATCGTGGTCGAGTGCGTTGAACCGGGCGCCACCTGCTTCTGCGTCTCCATGGGCACCGGCCCCGCCGCGCAGCCCGGCTACGACCTGGCGCTCACCGAGGTGCTGGACGACACCGGACACCGCTTCCTGGCCCGCGCCGGCACCGAGGAAGGCGCGGAGATCCTGGAGAGCCTTCCGCACCGGCCCGCCGACGACATCACGCGCACCCGGGCCCGCGAGGACGTCGAGGCCGCCGCCGGGCGGATGGGCCGCACCATGCCGGACGTCGACCTGCGCGCGCTACTCGCGGGCACACTGGACGCCGAGCGCTGGAACGATGTCGCCGCCCGCTGCCTGACCTGCGGCAACTGCACCATGGCCTGCCCGACGTGCTTCTGCACCACCACTGAGGACGTCACCGACCTGACCGGTGATCACGCCGAACGCTGGCGTCGCTGGGAGTCCTGTTACGACCTGGACTTCACCCATCTGCCCGGCGGTTCCGTCCGGAGCACCGGGCGCAGCCGCTACCGCCAGTGGCTCACCCACAAACTGGGCACCTGGTGGGACCAGTTCGACAGCTCCGGCTGCGTGGGCTGCGGCCGTTGCATCGTGTGGTGCCCGGTTGCCATCGACATCACCGAGGAAGCGCACGCCCTGCACCAGGAATCCCTCGAACGGCAGGCTGAAACGAAGGGCGAGGCGCCGTGAAACCGACAGGGTTGCTCGCCGCTCTGCCGGAGGGCCCACACGAACGGCTGATGGAGCTGGGGCGCGAGGTGTCGTTCCCCGCCGGGGCGCGGATCTTCGAGGAGGGTGGCAGAGCCGACCACTTCTGGGTGATTCGCGACGGCGGCGTCAACCTCGACGTCCACGTGCCCGGTCGCCGTAGCGCGGTCGTCGAGACGCTGGGCGCCGGGCGCTTGCTGGGGTGGTCCTGGCTGTGCCCACCGCATCAGTGGCATCTGGGGGCAGAGGCGACGAGCCCCGTCCACGCCTGGGAGTTCGACGCCGGCGAGGTGCTCGCCCTGTGCGAGCGCGACCCCGAACTCGACCACGCGCTGCTCACCTACGTGGTGGAGGTCATCGGCCGCCGCCTGCGGGCCGCGCGCACACGCCTGCTCGACCTCTACGGCCCCTACGGGAGCGGGTCGCCCGGATGACCGCCGTCCCCCTCCCCTACCGGGTGGTGAGCAACCGGCCGGAGACCACCGACACCCGCACGCTTACGTTGCGGCCCGTAGGCGAAGCCCTGCCTGCCTTCGCCCCGGGCCAGTTCGCCATGCTCTACGCCTTCGGGGTCGGCGAGATCCCGGTGTCCGTCGCCGGTTTGCAGGACGGCACCCTGACCCACACCATCCGCGGCGTAGGCGCCGTGTCGCGCGCCCTGTGCGCCGTCCGCCCTGGGACGCAGGTGGGTGTGCGGGGCCCCCTCGGCACCGGCTGGGACCTGCCGGCCGCCACAGGACGTGACCTTCTCGTGGTGGCGGGCGGCATCGGCCTGGCCCCACTGCGGCCCCTCGTCCAGGCGGCATTGTCCACGCCCCGCGACCACGGCCGACTGAACATCCTCATCGGCGCCCGCACGCCCGAGGACCTGCTGTACCGATCGGAACCGGACGGCTGGGGGCGGCCGTACTGCGAAGTGACGGTGGACCGCGCGGGTCCGGAGTGGACCGGCCGCGTCGGGGTGGTGACCACCCTGCTGGACCAGGCGGCGTTCACCCCGCACGAGACCACGGCCTTCGTCTGCGGGCCCGAGGTCATGATCCGCGCCACCGGCCGCGAGCTGCTGCACCGCGGCGTACCGGCACAGCACATCCGCGTCTCCCTCGAACGCAACATGCACTGCGCCACCGGCCACTGCGGCCACTGCCAGCTCGGTCCGCTGCTCCTGTGCCGGGACGGGCCCGTCGTCGGATACGACCGTGCCGAGCCCCTGCTCGCCGTGCGGGAGCTGTGAGATGGCCGCGCCCGTGCGCTCCCGTCCTCGGCTCGGCGTGTTCAAGTTCGCCTCCTGCGACGGCTGCCAGCTGACCTTGCTGGACTGCGAGGACGAGCTGTTGCCGCTCGCCGCCGAGATCGACATCGCCCATTTCGTCGAGGCGTCGAGCGACATCCAGCCGGGCCCGTACGACCTCTCCCTCGTCGAAGGGTCGGTCTCCACCCCCGAACACCTCGAACGCATCCGGCGCATCCGCTCCGAGTCCCGCCACCTGGTGACCATCGGCGCCTGCGCCACAGCGGGCGGTGTCCAGGCCCTGCGCAACTTCGCCGACGTCGCCGAATTCCGCGCGACCGTCTACGCGAAACCCGAGTACATCGAGACCCTCGCCACCTCCACCCCCATCTCGGCCCACGTCCCTGTCGACTTCGAACTGCGCGGCTGCCCCATCGACCGCGGCCAGCTCATCGAGGTCATCACCGCCTTCCTCGCCGACCGCCGACCCGACATCCCCAACCACAGCGTCTGCTTCGCCTGCAAGCGACGCGGCACCACCTGCCTCCCCGTCGCACACGGCATCCCGTGCCTGGGGCCGGTGACGCACGCGGGATGCGGGGCACTGTGCCCGGCCTACGGGCGGGGCTGCTACGGCTGCTTCGGACCATCGGCATCGACGAATATGCCCGCGATGATCCCGCTGCTGCGCAGTGACGGCATGAGCGACGAGGACATCCTCCGCTTCCTGCACACCTTCAACGCTCACGACTTCGCCGCGATCGAACCACCGGGGGAACTCGGCGAAGAGGGGGCGGCCTCATGACACACCGCGGCTCGCGCGTGCTGCACGTCGGCGCCCTCGCCCGCGTCGAGGGAGAAGGAGCACTGCGGCTGCGGATCAGCGACGGCACCGTCACCCAGGCCCAGCTCAGCATCTACGAGCCGCCACGGTTCTTCGAAGCATTCCTACGTGGCCGCCGGCACACCGAACCACCGGACATCACCTCGCGCGTGTGCGGCATCTGCCCCGTCGCCTACCAGACGAGCTCCTGCCACGCGATCGAGGACGTCTGCGGCATCACCGTCGACGGGCAACTGGCCGCACTGCGGCGGCTGCTGTACTGCGGCGAGTGGATCGAAAGCCACACCCTGCACATCTATCTGCTCCACGCACCCGACTTCCTCGGCTGCGACAACGCGATCGAACTCTCCCGCACCCATCGTGCCGACGTCGAACGGGGACTACGGCTCAAGCAGGCCGGAAACAGCATCATGGAATTCCTCGGCGGCCGCTCCATCCATCCCATCAACGTCCGCGTCGGCGGCTTCCACCGCACCCCCGCGCGTACCGAATTCCGCCCCTTGGCCGAGCGGCTGCGGCAGGCGCGCGACGACGCGCTCGCGACCGTCGCCTGGGTGGCCGGCTTCGACTTCCCCGAAGCCGACTGCGACGCCGACCTGCTCGCCCTCACCGAACCGGGCACGTACGCCATCGAGACAGGTACCCCCACCGTGCTACCCCACGGCGACGGGCACCGCACGAGGACGTTCCCCCTTGCGGACTTCACCACCCACGTGGTCGAGGAGCAGGTCCCCTACTCCACCGCGCTCCAGGCCCGGCTGGACGGCAGACGCCACCTCACCGGCGCCCTGGCCCGGTACGCCATCAGCGGCCACCAGCTCCCACCCGCTGTCCGGGAAGCGGCCCGGTCGGCCGGCCTGGCCGACCCGGCCTCCGGGCAGATCTGCCGCAACCCCTTCCGCAGCGTCGTGGTCCGCGCCGTCGAAGTTCTTTATGCCGTGGAGGAAGCGCTGCGCCTGATCGACGCGTACGAACTCCCGCCGTACCCCGCCGTGGATGTCCCCCCACGGGCCGGGACGGGCCACGGCGCCACCGAGGCACCGCGCGGCACCCTCTACCACCGCTACACCCTCGACGACGAAGGGCTCGTCACCGACGCATGTCTCATCCCGCCCACCTCCCAGAACCAGGGCGCCATCGAGGAAGACCTGAGGCGGATCGTCCAGGACCGGCTGCGGCACGGCGAGCCCACCGATGCTGAGCTGACCCGGCTGTGTGAACGGGCCATTCGCAATCACGATCCGTGCATCTCCTGCTCGGCCCACTTCCTCGACCTGACCGTCGTACGAGCGTGAGGAAAGCCGCGTGAAATATCTCGACGAATACCGCGACCCGGAGCTCGCACGCCGGCTGCTGGACGAGCTCCACCGCACCGCCACCCACCCGTGGCAGATCATGGAGGTCTGCGGCGGCCAGACCCACACCCTCGTCCGCCAGGGCATCGACGAACTCCTGCCCGCCGGAATGCGCATGATCCACGGCCCCGGTTGCCCGGTCTGCGTCACGCCGCTGGAGACCCTCGACCGCGCTATGGCCATCGCCGCCCGCCCAGGGGTGACCCTCGCCAGCTTCGGCGATATGCTCCGCGTCCCCGGCTCCCACACCGACCTGCTCGCCTTGAGGGCCCGCGGAGCGGACGTCCGCGTCGTCTACACCCCCATGGACGCGGTCAAGCTCGCCGAGGAGCACCCGGACCGGGACGTCGTCTTCCTCGCTGTCGGCTTCGAGACCACGGCCCCCGCCAACGCCATGGCCGTACTGCACGCTTCCCGCCTGGGGCTGCGGAACTTCAGCATGCTGGTCAGCCATGTCCTGGTCCCGCCCGCCATGACGGCGCTGCTGGAGTCACCCGAATGTGAGGTCCAGGCGTTCCTGGCCGCCGGGCACGTGTGTGCGGTCATGGGCTGGACGGAGTACGAACCCATCGTCGCCCGCTACCGGGTGCCGGTCGTGGTCACCGGCTTCGAACCGCTCGACCTGCTCGAAGGCATCCTTATGGCCACCCGGCAGCTCGAGGACGGCAGGGCCGAGATCGAGAACCAGTACGTACGGGCCGTGCGCCGCCAGGGCAATGGCGAGGCGCAGTCCGCCGTCGCCCGCGTCTTCCAGGTCACCGACCGTGCCTGGCGCGGCATTGGTGACCTCCCCCGCAGCGGCCTGGAACTCCGCCCGGAGCTCGCTTCGTTCGACGCCGCGCGGCGGTACGACGTCGACGGCCTGCACTCCGCGGAGGACCCCGAGTGCATCGCCGGCGGCATCCTCACCGGCGCGCGGCTGCCTACCGACTGCACCGCCTACGGAACCCGCTGCACGCCCCGCCACCCGCTCGGCGCGCCCATGGTGTCGACGGAGGGCACCTGCGCCGCTTTCCACGCCGCCGGACGGGTCGCCACGTCTGTCAAGGAGGGAACGTCCTCGTGATCACCGAATGCCCCGTACCCCGCGCGGAAACCGAGCGGGTGCTCCTCGGTCACGGAGCCGGCGGGCGGCTCACCGCGGAACTCCTGGAGCACACGGTTCTCCCCGCCTTCGGCGGGCAGGAAGGCCCGCTGGAGGACGCCTCGCTCCTTCCCGGTTCCGGGGGGCTGGTGATGAGCACGGACGGTTTCGTCGTCAGTCCGCTGTTCTTCCCCGGCGGCGACATCGGCTCCCTGGCCGTCCACGGCACCGTCAACGACCTGGCGATGCGCGGCGCCGAGCCCGTCGCCCTTTCCGTCGCCCTGATCGTGGAGGAAGGACTCGAACTGGGTCAGTTGGAGGCCGTACTGCGTTCGCTGGGCAAGGCGGCCCAGGAGGCGGGCGTGCCGGTGGTCACCGGAGACACCAAGGTGGTGGGCCGGGGCGCGGCCGACAAGGTGTTCATCACCACGACCGGCGTCGGCAAGCTCCTCCCCGGTCTTGCCGTCTCCGCCGCGAATGCCCGCCCGGGCGACGCCGTGCTGCTGTCGGGCCCCATCGGCCTGCACGGAACGGCCGTGCTCAGCACGCGCGAAGGCCTGGGCTTCGAAGCCGACATCACCTCCGACACCCGCCCCCTCCACCGCCTGGTGGCGGCCCTCGCCCCGCTCGGCGACCGGCTGCACGTCCTGCGTGATCCCACCCGGGGTGGGCTGGCCGCCGCACTCAACGAGGTCGCACGCGACTCAGCCGTGGCCGTGGGCATCGACGAGCGCGCCGTCCCGGTGCCGGAGCCGGTCGCGGCCGCCTGCGACATCCTCGGGCTCGACCCCCTGCACGTGGCCAACGAAGGCTGCATGGTCGTCTTCGTCGCACCGGATGCCGCCGATGCGGCCCTGGCGGAACTGCGCTCCCTGCCGGAAGGCAGTGGCGCGGTCCGCATCGGGGAAGTCCTGCCGGCCGACGGGCACCCCGGCCGTGTCGTCATGCGCACGGTCGTGGGCGCCCAGCGCATTATGGACATGCCACTCGGCGAGCAGCTGCCCCGTATCTGCTGACGCCACCTCCCGCGAAGGCGCCCAGGGCGTGTCCGGTGAGTCGTGAATCGATATGGGGTCCTCATGTGGTGCCGGTTGCGGGCGGGCGGTCTCTCAGGGGTGAACCAGGGGTTCGGTCAGGGGGATTACTGATAGGCAACGGTGGCCGCGCACAGCAGAGTTGATCTTGTTTCCAAGGTCCGTCGATGATGTTCTGGAGGAACCTCCGTGCGCAAACGCCTCGCGCTCACCGCCCTTGCCTTGGCCACCGCCGTCACCGCCGGGGTGGCGGTACCCGCAACCGCCGCCGGTCCAGACCCTGTGCGACAGGGACTGGAGACACTGGTGCACTCCGACGGCGCGCCAGGCGCGCTGGCGAGCGTGCGGGATGGTGCCGGGCGCGTCCGCTCCTATACCGAGGGGGAAGGGGACCGTGACACGCACGCGAAGGTGCCCCGGGACGGCCAGGTGCGGATCGGTAGCGTGAGCAAGACGTTCACTGCGGTGGTCGTGCTGCAACTGGTCGGCGAAGGCAAGATCGGCCTGGACGACAAGGTGGAAAAGCACCTGCCGGGGCTCGTGCGCGGGAAGGGGATCGACGGACACCAGATCACGGTGCGTCAGCTCCTTCAGCACACCAGCGGACTTCCCGACTACGAAGAGGACGTCACCAGCGACATCCTGGAACGCCGCTACGTCTCACCCCGCACCGCCCTGGACATCGCCCTCCGGCACGAAGCCGCCTTCACACCGGGAGCGAAGGGGAAGTGGAGATACAGCAGCACGAACTACCTGCTGGCCGGGCTGATCGTGGAGAAGGTCACCGGACGGCCCTTCGCCGAGGAGGTCACCAGGCGCGTCATCCAGCGCGTCGGGCTGCGCCATACGTATTTCCCCGCCCCCGGTGAGACGACCATCCGGGAGCGCCACCCCCAGGGCTACCGCCAGGACCAGCCCGGCGCTGTACGCGATGTCACCGAGATCGACCCCTCCGCGTCCTGGGCGGCAGGCGCGATGGTCTCCACCAACTCCGACCTGAACGCCTTCTTTTCCGCGCTGCTGGGCGGCCGTCTCCTCGACAAGCCCCAGCTCGACGCGATGCGCACCACCGTGCGGATGAGGGAGAACGACCCGGACCACAACGCCGGGCTGGGAATCATCACGATGCCGCTGCCGTGCAACGACGACCAAGGCCGCAAGCGCGTCGCCTGGGCCCACAGCGGCACCATCCCCGGCTACGGGACTTGGACCGCGGCCACCGACGACGGCCGCGCCGCGAGCGTCACGATGACCCTGGAGATCACGACCAACGAAGCCGTGGAACACCTCCAGAAGACCGTGGCATCGGCCCTGTGCCGCTGAACCACCGCTGCCCACTCTCGCGGACGTACGCTTCTCCGCGGCCTCCCCGTCGCGCCGGGTCCCGTTTCATGAACGGCTGAACCGCAGGTTACCGACGTAGCCGGAGGCGGAGGGAAGCGACCGTCACGGTGCTGGGGAAAACGTAAGCCCGCTTATCGAAGCGTGTCGCCACAGCCCGGTTCGTTTTCAGCTTACTGATCAGTCGCTCTACTTCATTCCGGCGCTTGCAGACCGACTTGTCGAACCCGGTGGGCCGACCGCCCTCGCTTCCACGGCGTCGTCGGTCGGCCCGCTGATTCTCCGGCTCCGGGACAGTGTGCTTGATCTGCCGACGCCGCAGACAGCGGCGGTTGCGGCGGGAGCTGTACGCCTAATAGGCATCGAGGTCGCCGCTCAGATGGTCGGGACGGGTGCGGGGATGCCCGCCGGCCGGGCGTGGGACACGGATGCGGTCCAACACCGGGATCATCTGCGGCGCGTCGCCCCACTGCCCCGGAGTGAGCAGCAGGGCCAGGGGCCGCAGTCCGCCTTCACCGGCCAGGTGAATCTTCGTGCTGAGCCCGCCCCGTGAGCGGCCAAGGGCTTCATCAGCGCGGTGCTGGGCAGCTCGGGAGCGCCTGTCGGCCTGCCGTGCGGGCTGCTTGCGTGCACCAGCAGCATGTTGGCGGGCGCGGCACACAGTGGAGTCAACGCTCACCATGGACCAGTCCACACGTCCTTCAGTATCGGCATCTGCCTGGACAGCCCGCAGGATCCGGTCCCATGTACCGTCGGTCGACCACCGGCGATGACGATCATGAACCGTCTTCCACTTCCCGAACCGCCCCGGCAGATCCCGCCACGGAACGCCCGTGCGAAGCCGGAAGAGGATCCCGTTGACCACTCGGCGATGGTTCGCCCAACGCCCGCCTCGCCCCACGTTCTTGGGCAAGTGCACCTCAAGCCGCACCCACTCCTTGCTAGAAAGATCAACCCGCCCCGCACTCACCGAAACGACCCGCCATCAGCCAGGTCACACGACCCGTCGGACACGCCCTAGGCACTGTTTCTCGGATCATGTTCGGAGCCAGATAGCGAGGGCTGCGAGTGTGACGGTGCCGAGGTAGATATAGGCGCGTTTCTCGTAGCGGGTGGCGACGGCGCGGAAGCCTTTGAGGCGGTTGATGGCGCGTTCGACGGTGTTGCGCTTCTTGTAGCGTTCGCTGTCGAAGCCGATGGGCCGGCCGCCTCGGGATCCTCGGTTCTGCCGGTGTCTGCGCTGGTAGAGACGTTCGGGGATGGTGTGCCGGATTCCGCGTCGCCGCAGGTAGCGGCGATTTCTCCGAGACGTGTAGGCCTTGTCCGCCAGGAGATGGTCGGGCCGGGTGCGGGGCCGTCCGGCTCCGGCCCGGGGCACGCGGACCTGCTCCAGCACGCGCTCGAGCTGTGGGCCGTCGCCGTGGTGTCCGGGTGTCAGGACGAGGGCGAGGGGTCGGCATCGTCCCTCGGCGACGAGATGGATCTTGGTGGTGAATCCTCCGCGGGAACGTCCGAGACACTCGCCGATCTGACCACCTCCTCCAGTCGGACGGCCAGTTTCCGTAGCACCGGATCGACCTGGTTCGTCCCCCGGCCGGCCCCCTTTTGAGGAACCGCGGCCGCCGACGCTTTCCTCGCGCCAGCGGCGTGCTGGTGAGCCCGCACCGCCGTCGAGTCCACCGACACGTCCCAGTCGATCCCGCCCGCGGCGTCCTCGGCTGCCTGGATGCGAGACAGCAGCATCTTCCACGTTCCATCAGCTGACCAGCGACGATGCCGTTTGTAGACCGTTTCCCACGGCCCGAACCGCTCCGGCAGGTCCCGCCACTGCACCCCAGTCCTCACCCGGTAGAGCACACCGTTGATCACCCGACGGTGATCGCTCCACCGGCCCCCACGCGCACCACCAGGAGGTAAGAACGACTCCAGTCGATCCCACTCCGCGTTCGTCAAATCCCCACGGCCCATACAGCCAGCATGACCCCAACACCCCACTCAGGTAAGGAGATCCGAGAAACAGTGCCTAGGTGAGTCACCGGACCGGGAGACCACGGAAGTGAGGAAGGCGCACCGCGGTTACCGCTCCGTCCCTCTTCCGCCGACGCCGGGCGGCACGAGTGTGTTGTCGCCGGTCCGACCGGCGAAGTGGTCGGCGATGTTCCGGGCGGTGGTCCCGACGATCTCCTCGACCGCGTCCCGGCTGAAGTAACCCTGGTGGGAGGTGACCAGGACGTTGCCGAAGGTCATCAGCCGGGCCAGGGTGTCGTCCGCCATCACCTC from Streptomyces albireticuli carries:
- a CDS encoding IS5 family transposase (programmed frameshift); protein product: MGRGDLTNAEWDRLESFLPPGGARGGRWSDHRRVINGVLYRVRTGVQWRDLPERFGPWETVYKRHRRWSADGTWKMLLSRIQAAEDAAGGIDWDVSVDSTAVRAHQHAAGARKASAAAVPQKGRPGDEPGRSGATETGRPTGGGGQIGECLGRSRGGFTTKIHLVAEGRCRPLALVLTPGHHGDGPQLERVLEQVRVPRAGAGRPRTRPDHLLADKAYTSRRNRRYLRRRGIRHTIPERLYQRRHRQNRGSRGGRPIGFDSERYKKRNTVERAINRLKGFRAVATRYEKRAYIYLGTVTLAALAIWLRT